The following proteins come from a genomic window of Lachnoclostridium phytofermentans ISDg:
- a CDS encoding putative DNA modification/repair radical SAM protein, translating into MIVQESMTIEQKLTILSDAAKYDVACTSSGVARDGKDGSIGNTAASGICHAFSADGRCISLLKVLFTNECIYDCKYCINRVSNDVPRTTFTPEEVCSLTMEFYRRNYIEGLFLSSGIIKTPNYTMELIGRTLKMLRTEYHFNGYIHCKAIPGADTELIETIGWYADRMSVNLELPTADGLKLLAPHKNRKNILNPIRQIQAGIEESRENFGMMGGNKGAYWHTRRKVEQKSITQKREEDALLHIGHKDQIRQVIESKSDKGVGFSNRILTGWEEEKDSKILTPNHRIYHGNQEISSTIESPSVIAKPQGLTMWNQFGGNRGFVPAGQSTQMIIGATGETDYEIVNVTEALYQKFDLKRVFFSAFIRVNEDSTLPVLPGGPPLLREHRLYQADWLLRYYGFEATELLTKERPNFNVFFDPKCNWAIGHLEQFPVEVNTADYYTLLRVPGIGPKSAGRIVKARQMSKLRFEDLKKIGVVLKRALYFITCSGQMMYPTKIEENYITNQMLQLDEKLPSHITNGGITYQQLSLFDDSLMLSNS; encoded by the coding sequence ATGATTGTACAGGAATCGATGACAATAGAACAGAAGCTAACTATACTTTCAGACGCTGCTAAGTACGACGTTGCATGTACCTCTAGTGGAGTCGCTCGTGATGGAAAAGATGGTAGCATTGGAAATACAGCAGCAAGTGGTATTTGTCATGCTTTTTCAGCGGATGGAAGATGTATTAGTTTATTAAAAGTTCTATTTACAAACGAATGTATCTACGATTGCAAGTATTGTATAAATCGTGTATCAAATGATGTTCCGAGAACAACATTTACGCCCGAAGAGGTGTGTAGCCTTACGATGGAGTTCTATCGAAGAAATTATATAGAGGGATTATTTTTAAGCTCTGGTATTATAAAAACACCAAACTATACAATGGAACTCATAGGTAGAACTCTTAAGATGCTTCGTACAGAATATCATTTTAATGGTTACATTCATTGTAAAGCAATTCCTGGAGCTGATACAGAGCTTATTGAAACAATAGGCTGGTACGCTGACCGTATGAGTGTAAACCTTGAACTTCCAACTGCAGATGGATTAAAATTATTAGCTCCACATAAGAACCGAAAGAATATACTCAATCCAATCCGCCAGATACAGGCTGGTATCGAAGAAAGTAGAGAAAATTTCGGTATGATGGGCGGTAACAAAGGTGCTTATTGGCATACGAGAAGAAAGGTTGAACAGAAATCGATTACTCAGAAAAGAGAAGAGGATGCTTTACTTCATATTGGACATAAAGACCAGATACGGCAAGTGATAGAGAGTAAATCAGACAAAGGCGTTGGTTTTTCAAATCGTATTCTTACTGGATGGGAGGAAGAAAAAGACTCTAAAATCCTAACTCCAAATCATCGAATTTATCATGGTAACCAAGAGATATCAAGTACTATAGAATCACCTTCCGTAATTGCAAAACCTCAAGGACTTACTATGTGGAATCAATTTGGTGGAAATCGTGGCTTTGTACCAGCAGGTCAGAGTACACAGATGATCATTGGAGCAACCGGGGAGACTGATTATGAGATTGTTAATGTAACAGAAGCCTTATATCAAAAGTTTGACTTAAAGAGAGTTTTTTTCTCTGCATTTATACGTGTGAATGAGGATAGTACTTTACCAGTATTGCCAGGGGGACCTCCATTATTAAGAGAACACCGCTTATATCAAGCAGATTGGTTATTGCGGTATTATGGGTTTGAAGCGACGGAGCTTTTAACAAAGGAGAGGCCTAATTTTAATGTATTTTTTGATCCGAAGTGCAACTGGGCGATAGGACATTTAGAACAGTTCCCGGTAGAAGTCAATACCGCAGATTACTACACATTGCTTAGAGTTCCTGGCATTGGTCCTAAGTCAGCAGGGCGTATCGTAAAGGCACGACAGATGTCAAAGCTTAGATTTGAAGATTTAAAAAAGATTGGTGTTGTATTAAAACGAGCACTTTACTTTATTACCTGCAGTGGGCAGATGATGTATCCAACTAAGATAGAAGAGAATTATATCACCAATCAGATGCTTCAATTAGACGAGAAGTTACCAAGCCACATCACGAATGGTGGAATTACTTATCAACAACTATCGTTGTTTGACGATTCTCTGATGCTTAGTAATAGCTAA